A single genomic interval of uncultured Sphaerochaeta sp. harbors:
- the yiaK gene encoding 3-dehydro-L-gulonate 2-dehydrogenase → MMRIPFETMCAQFERVLESREMEKHDAALCARLIAETSLEGVYTHGANRFASLIKGIDEKRVDVHAHAQMSDSFASLERWDGKRGVGNLNAYASMKRAIELAKEHTIGCVALKHTNHWMRPGTYGLMAAKEGCIALLWTNTMPLMSPWGGSDTKIGNNPLVLAIPSEEGPLLVDMAMSLFSYGKLETYVREKRELPVPGGWDEKGELTTDPEAILQSKRSLPIGFWKGTSLALALDLIAATLSGGRTTRSIGSLEEEGEVSQIFLVFDTSKFPDQENLQKEIQATLEDLVNSTPLEAEKPVRYPGQFREQTRKENLEKGIPVDEVVWETILSL, encoded by the coding sequence ATGATGCGAATTCCATTTGAGACGATGTGTGCACAATTTGAACGCGTGCTTGAGAGCCGGGAGATGGAGAAGCATGATGCTGCGCTCTGTGCTCGACTGATAGCTGAAACTTCACTTGAAGGGGTATACACCCATGGGGCAAATCGATTTGCCTCATTGATCAAGGGTATTGATGAAAAGCGTGTCGATGTGCACGCCCATGCCCAAATGAGTGATTCATTCGCTTCTCTTGAGCGATGGGATGGAAAGCGTGGTGTAGGAAACCTCAATGCCTATGCCTCCATGAAGCGAGCTATTGAACTGGCAAAAGAGCATACCATCGGTTGCGTTGCCTTGAAGCATACCAACCATTGGATGAGACCTGGTACCTATGGATTGATGGCTGCCAAGGAGGGGTGTATTGCGCTTCTCTGGACCAACACGATGCCACTGATGAGCCCATGGGGGGGCTCTGATACCAAGATTGGGAACAATCCTCTGGTACTTGCCATTCCCAGTGAAGAAGGGCCACTTCTTGTTGATATGGCGATGTCACTTTTCAGTTATGGCAAGCTGGAAACCTATGTAAGGGAGAAGAGGGAACTACCCGTCCCAGGTGGATGGGACGAAAAGGGAGAGCTTACTACCGACCCAGAAGCGATCCTACAAAGCAAGCGATCTCTTCCCATTGGTTTCTGGAAGGGAACCAGCTTGGCTCTTGCCCTTGATTTGATTGCTGCAACCCTCTCTGGTGGAAGGACTACCCGATCAATTGGGTCCTTGGAGGAGGAAGGGGAAGTCTCCCAGATCTTTTTGGTCTTTGATACCTCCAAGTTCCCCGACCAGGAGAACCTGCAGAAAGAGATCCAGGCAACCCTTGAAGACCTGGTAAACTCAACCCCTTTGGAGGCAGAGAAACCTGTTCGTTATCCAGGCCAATTCAGGGAGCAAACAAGAAAGGAGAATCTAGAGAAGGGCATTCCCGTTGATGAGGTCGTTTGGGAAACCATTCTCTCCCTCTGA